The following proteins are co-located in the Streptosporangium brasiliense genome:
- a CDS encoding aminotransferase class I/II-fold pyridoxal phosphate-dependent enzyme yields MRDIAIVGMGCRFPGAGNLNEYLGILLGGEHRFHSVPAERWDHGVFHDPADRRAARKAYTDQVSYLEGIDRFDAAYFRMPPRRVRTMDPQQRLLLDVAREAVQDAGWERRPFDRENTGVYFAMSTADFMYLTPDPMDMEPWSIPGEQLNMAATNVSQFYDLGGPSFTVDSSCSSGLVALHEAVVALRTGVCAEALVGGAYVNLIPHSLIGFSKVGAVSPSGVCRPFDHRADGFVLGEGVGVVVLRPLEAALAAGDRVYAVIRGIGCSNDGTTDGPMTPRSKGQRLSLRRAYADAGVDPGSVGFIEAHGTATTVGDRVELESLQRVRNESGAEPDPAYLGSVKALIGHSLTASGMASLIKTALALHHSVIPRQPETLPGPEADPAAAALRIPDANVPWPRTGSAVRRAGINSFAFGGTNVHVVLEEAPAGPEPAEQPEPPRAELFLFSAGSAELLADYLDRFLDHLAADPGLSQASIAATLAGRELLKARLAVVAADRDELVRLLRSAGTALREGRTGSLGDGVYAADAPVDAKQRSVAFLFPGQGSQRPHLLADLYERFGSFREVAGALDAVARENFGVDVLDSVYGEGADSEAGRERMKGTDVCQPLLGVLGLAAAHLARSCGVTPSVTLGHSVGEFPAAAAAGAMDEAEAVRIMGGRGAVMRRAETGEGGGMLVVQADAAATAELSEGIDGVWPACFNHPRQTVVAGMPEGLAALAERCAAARVSAQPLAVSNAFHTPLLEGVRADVRKDLEPREIGRPADAAFVSCVSGARAEDPATLRDLWEGHASSPVRFADATLAAHELGARIFVQVSGGRSLLAMTRRTLGDQNGCHYVALSGDTPDGGRSFLSGLGQLAVLGVPVTLPDDGHRPVVDLPPSPLLRKVHALPPFPMPAARPAAAAQAVRPGPAVPASAAQPGPAAPAAQPGPAQPSTAEESHVSEIVSLFREQIALLRAAGAGAGLPPAAGEALLAQQAPRAVPAQAPQAVPAAAPPGGSAAVRDRVCEQIARIGAFPIEQLTGRTLLVEELGFDSLMITELRTSLQGVWPALAGGLTGLAKRPAIDEVVAAVAARIGVAPEVPAAPVPDVAPAPVAVPDAAVPRQRVAMETGIESWADLVEHREFMKGIGRNPYFIDHQANISSTTVVEGKELISFSSYNYLGLSGHPKVNAAVREAVERYGTSVSASRFLSGNRPIHHELEAELAALLGTEDAVVMVSGHATNVSVIGHLVGAGDLIVHDELAHDSILQGCHLSGATRRPFAHNDPAALEEVLRRHRHLHRRALVIIEGVYSMDGDIADLPAIIEIKNRHGAVLLIDEAHSLGTVGKSGGGVGDYFDVDRSQVELWSGTLSKAGASCGGYVAGSRDLVDYLKYTVPGFVYSVGMTPPNAAAALAALRVMREEPERLERLRSNSELFLRLAKEAGVDTGVSADSPVVPCIVGDSQQCLALANRLFDRGISANPILYPAVPEELVRLRFFVTSEHTPQQIEHTIGVLAEELRSLSS; encoded by the coding sequence ATGCGTGATATCGCGATAGTCGGCATGGGATGCCGTTTCCCCGGCGCAGGAAATCTGAACGAATATCTGGGAATCCTGCTCGGCGGCGAGCACCGATTTCATTCGGTGCCGGCGGAGCGCTGGGATCACGGGGTTTTCCACGACCCCGCCGACCGCAGGGCGGCGCGGAAGGCCTACACCGACCAGGTGTCCTACCTGGAGGGCATCGACCGCTTCGACGCCGCCTACTTCCGGATGCCGCCGCGGCGGGTGCGGACGATGGACCCGCAGCAGCGGCTCCTGCTCGACGTCGCCCGTGAGGCCGTCCAGGACGCGGGCTGGGAGCGGCGCCCGTTCGACCGGGAGAACACGGGCGTCTACTTCGCGATGAGCACCGCCGACTTCATGTATCTCACGCCCGACCCCATGGACATGGAGCCCTGGTCGATCCCGGGCGAGCAGCTCAACATGGCGGCCACCAACGTCAGCCAGTTCTACGACCTCGGCGGGCCCAGCTTCACGGTGGACTCCTCCTGCTCGTCGGGACTGGTCGCGCTGCACGAGGCCGTCGTCGCGCTCCGCACCGGGGTGTGCGCCGAGGCGCTCGTCGGAGGGGCCTACGTCAACCTCATCCCGCACAGCCTGATCGGCTTCTCCAAGGTGGGCGCGGTCTCGCCCAGCGGCGTGTGCAGGCCCTTCGACCACCGCGCCGACGGCTTCGTGCTCGGCGAAGGGGTCGGCGTGGTGGTCCTGCGCCCGCTGGAGGCGGCGCTGGCCGCCGGCGACCGCGTCTACGCGGTGATCCGCGGCATCGGCTGCTCCAACGACGGCACCACCGACGGGCCGATGACGCCGCGGTCGAAGGGCCAGCGCCTGTCACTGCGCCGGGCCTACGCCGACGCCGGCGTCGACCCCGGCTCCGTGGGCTTCATCGAAGCCCACGGCACCGCCACCACGGTCGGCGACCGGGTGGAGCTGGAGTCGCTGCAACGGGTCCGGAACGAGTCCGGCGCGGAGCCCGACCCCGCCTACCTGGGATCGGTCAAGGCACTGATCGGCCACTCCCTCACCGCCTCCGGCATGGCCTCCCTGATCAAGACGGCGCTCGCCCTGCACCACTCGGTGATCCCCCGCCAGCCGGAGACCCTGCCGGGCCCGGAGGCGGACCCGGCGGCCGCCGCCCTGCGGATCCCGGACGCCAACGTCCCCTGGCCGCGGACCGGCTCCGCCGTCCGCCGCGCGGGCATCAACTCCTTCGCCTTCGGCGGGACCAACGTGCACGTCGTGCTGGAGGAGGCGCCGGCCGGCCCCGAGCCGGCCGAGCAGCCGGAGCCGCCCCGCGCCGAGCTGTTCCTGTTCTCCGCCGGCTCGGCGGAGCTGCTGGCCGACTATCTCGACCGCTTCCTCGACCACCTCGCCGCCGACCCCGGGCTGTCGCAGGCGTCGATCGCCGCCACGCTCGCCGGGCGCGAGCTGCTCAAGGCGCGGCTGGCGGTCGTGGCGGCCGACCGGGACGAGCTCGTCCGGCTGCTGCGCTCGGCGGGTACGGCGCTGCGGGAGGGGAGGACCGGCTCGCTGGGCGACGGCGTGTACGCCGCCGACGCGCCCGTAGACGCCAAGCAGCGCTCGGTGGCGTTCCTGTTCCCCGGCCAGGGCAGCCAGCGGCCCCACCTCCTGGCGGACCTGTACGAGCGCTTCGGCAGCTTCCGCGAGGTGGCCGGCGCGCTCGACGCGGTGGCCAGGGAGAACTTCGGCGTCGACGTCCTGGACAGCGTCTACGGGGAGGGCGCCGACAGCGAGGCGGGCCGGGAGCGGATGAAGGGCACCGACGTGTGCCAGCCCCTGCTGGGGGTGCTCGGCCTCGCGGCCGCCCACCTGGCGCGCTCCTGCGGGGTCACGCCGTCGGTGACGCTCGGGCACAGCGTCGGGGAGTTCCCCGCCGCCGCGGCCGCCGGGGCGATGGACGAGGCCGAGGCGGTCCGCATCATGGGCGGCCGCGGCGCCGTCATGCGGCGGGCGGAGACCGGCGAGGGCGGCGGGATGCTCGTCGTCCAGGCCGACGCCGCCGCGACCGCCGAGCTGTCGGAGGGGATCGACGGCGTGTGGCCCGCGTGCTTCAACCACCCGCGGCAGACGGTCGTCGCCGGGATGCCGGAGGGCCTGGCCGCGCTCGCCGAGCGGTGCGCGGCGGCCCGCGTCAGCGCCCAGCCGCTGGCGGTCTCCAACGCCTTCCACACCCCCCTGCTCGAAGGCGTCCGCGCCGACGTCCGCAAGGACCTGGAGCCGCGCGAGATCGGCCGCCCCGCGGACGCGGCCTTCGTCTCGTGCGTCAGCGGCGCGCGCGCCGAGGACCCCGCGACCCTGCGCGACCTGTGGGAGGGACACGCCTCGTCGCCGGTGCGCTTCGCCGACGCCACGCTCGCCGCCCACGAGCTGGGCGCCCGGATCTTCGTCCAGGTCAGCGGGGGCCGCTCGCTCCTGGCGATGACCCGGCGGACCCTGGGCGACCAGAACGGCTGCCACTACGTCGCGCTGTCCGGCGACACCCCCGACGGCGGCCGCAGCTTCCTGAGCGGGCTGGGCCAGCTCGCGGTGCTCGGGGTGCCGGTGACGCTGCCCGACGACGGCCACCGGCCGGTCGTGGACCTGCCGCCCTCGCCGCTGCTGCGCAAGGTCCACGCGCTGCCCCCCTTCCCGATGCCGGCCGCGCGGCCGGCGGCCGCGGCGCAGGCCGTACGGCCCGGGCCCGCGGTGCCCGCATCCGCGGCCCAGCCGGGACCGGCCGCGCCCGCCGCGCAGCCGGGTCCCGCACAACCGTCCACAGCGGAGGAGAGTCATGTGAGCGAGATCGTCAGTCTTTTCCGTGAGCAGATCGCCCTGCTGCGCGCCGCCGGGGCCGGAGCCGGCCTGCCGCCGGCCGCCGGCGAGGCGCTCCTCGCCCAGCAGGCCCCGCGGGCCGTCCCGGCCCAGGCCCCGCAGGCCGTCCCGGCCGCGGCGCCGCCCGGCGGGTCCGCCGCCGTCCGGGACCGGGTCTGCGAGCAGATCGCCAGGATCGGCGCGTTCCCGATCGAGCAGCTGACCGGCCGGACCCTCCTGGTCGAGGAGCTCGGGTTCGACTCGCTGATGATCACGGAGCTGCGGACCTCGCTCCAGGGCGTCTGGCCCGCGCTGGCCGGCGGCCTGACCGGCCTGGCCAAGCGGCCGGCCATCGACGAGGTGGTCGCCGCCGTGGCCGCGCGGATCGGTGTGGCCCCCGAGGTCCCCGCCGCGCCCGTCCCGGACGTCGCCCCCGCCCCCGTCGCGGTCCCCGACGCGGCGGTGCCGCGGCAGCGGGTCGCGATGGAGACGGGCATCGAGAGCTGGGCCGACCTCGTCGAGCACCGGGAGTTCATGAAGGGGATCGGCCGTAACCCCTACTTCATCGACCACCAGGCCAACATCAGCTCGACGACCGTGGTGGAGGGCAAGGAGCTGATCAGCTTCTCCAGCTACAACTACCTCGGCCTCTCCGGGCACCCGAAGGTCAACGCCGCAGTCCGCGAGGCCGTCGAGCGCTACGGCACCTCGGTCTCGGCCAGCCGCTTCCTGTCCGGCAACCGGCCGATCCACCACGAGCTCGAAGCCGAGCTGGCCGCCCTGCTGGGCACCGAGGACGCGGTGGTCATGGTCAGTGGGCACGCCACCAACGTCTCCGTCATCGGGCACCTCGTCGGGGCGGGCGACCTCATCGTCCACGACGAGCTGGCCCACGACAGCATCCTGCAGGGGTGCCACCTGTCCGGCGCCACCCGCCGGCCCTTCGCGCACAACGACCCGGCCGCGCTGGAGGAGGTGCTCAGACGCCACCGCCATCTGCACCGCAGGGCGCTGGTCATCATCGAAGGGGTCTACAGCATGGACGGCGACATCGCCGACCTGCCGGCCATCATCGAGATCAAGAACCGCCACGGCGCCGTCCTCCTCATCGACGAGGCCCACAGCCTCGGGACGGTCGGCAAGTCCGGCGGCGGCGTCGGCGACTACTTCGACGTCGACCGCTCCCAGGTGGAGCTGTGGTCGGGCACCCTGTCCAAGGCCGGGGCGAGCTGCGGCGGCTACGTCGCCGGCTCCCGCGACCTCGTCGACTACCTGAAGTACACCGTCCCCGGCTTCGTCTACAGCGTGGGGATGACCCCGCCCAACGCGGCCGCCGCCCTCGCCGCCCTGCGGGTGATGCGCGAGGAGCCGGAGCGCCTGGAACGGCTGCGGAGCAACTCCGAGCTGTTCCTGCGGCTGGCCAAGGAGGCCGGCGTCGACACCGGCGTGAGCGCCGACTCGCCGGTCGTCCCCTGCATCGTCGGCGACTCCCAGCAGTGCCTGGCGCTGGCCAACAGGCTCTTCGACCGGGGCATCAGCGCCAACCCCATCCTCTATCCCGCGGTGCCCGAGGAGCTGGTCCGTCTCCGGTTCTTCGTCACCTCCGAGCACACCCCGCAGCAGATCGAACACACCATCGGCGTCCTCGCCGAGGAGCTGAGAAGCCTGTCGAGCTGA